TGTAATGTTAACTGTTCCATTTAAAATCCTCCTCTTGTTTATTCATTGTTTGTTAATCACAATTACATCTTACCATACCCCCCTAAGGTAATCAATGGTTTTGTATCATGATTTTTCAATTATTTTCTAAAAGTTTATTTTACACACACTTTTTCACTACAATACACCCAAATCCAATATGAGGGTAAACAAAAAAACAAGCCAGTTAAATACTAGCTTGTTTTTACGCTTTTGAAAAACGTTCAAATACTGTCATTAATTCTTCAATTGCTTCGTCACCATTTCCATTTTTAATAGCTCCTGAAACACAATGACTCGTATGATTTTTGAGAACGCCCATTCCTACTTTTTTCATCGCTGCATTAATCGCTGAAATTTGCACTAAAATATCTACGCAATAACGATCATTTTCAATCATGTTTTGAATACCGCGGACCTGTCCTTCAATTCTCTTTAATCTATTTATAATCTGTTCTTTTTCTTTTTCTGATCTATGTGTTACTGCTTCATGCTCTTTATGATCCATATTATCACCTTCTTAAAGTTTCTCTTCATCCAATAAAACAATTGTTTTTTATGAGTATACCAATTATAGCATTAAATATCTACGCATGATACCCCATAAGAGTATATTTACACTTTATGATTATTCTTAACAACGCATTAGCTTCTTAATCTCAATTTTCAGTATACCCTTTCCTTTTTGTCAAAAAATCATTATATCTCTCATCAAAATTCAATAAAGTGAAACAAGAATAAGCGGGGATTACCCGCCCCCGCTTATTCTTCGTCTATAATGTTTTAATTTAAATTTTCAGATATTTAACCCGAGAATTTTTTCTTTCCATATATAATTATTGCTGATCACATACTTTTGTATCATTCACTACTGAAGTTCCTTCAACGGTTACCGTATGAAAACAGTCATTTACTCGAACTGTCACAACATTATCTTGCCGATCAATGATATGATATTCATTAAAATTTTTATTTAGAGCACTGCGAATTTGTTCTCCTTCATAAATTGGAATGCCATGTGATAGAACCCAAATAAGTCCAGCGATAGCAAGAATTGTTTTCATACGATCTACCTCCTTGGGAATATAGTGAACTTTTCATCCATGCTTTTTCAGCTCTACGAATCCTGATTGTAATAAACCAAGCCTTTTGGAAATAAGTTCATTTCGTCTATTTTATGTTTATGCTAATTGTGACCGAATTGTGACAACTTTTTGTCTCTTTAGACGAAAAGTTGAAACAAAACTTTCGAAAAGGACAATTCTACACATTAAAAAAGGTTATGGAATGTTTCATCCATAACCTTTTTTCCTATACGTAACTAATAAACCTCAATCCTTTACTTAAAGACGTCGGCACAACAGATGCATGATTCTCCCCTTCAGCTTCATAAAACTTAAATTTAAGTTTATCGTGGTTTACTTGGAGAAGGCGCTCTGATAATTCATTTGCACCTACAACCATATGCTCTCGTTCAAGTGATCCAACTGTAAGGAACACTCCTGTTTCAAACTTAGCATTGTTTAATTCAATTATAAGGTTCTCTTCTTTTTCAAGAACGGATTTATTATTCCACCATATAGATGGACTACTAATAAAATAATTTTGAAAAGCATTCAAGTTTGTAAATAGTATATGCAAAGCGAATAGGCCACCTAAAGAATGCCCAAATAAAGTTTGCTTACCTTTATCAATCTCAAAATTCTTTTCAATTTGTGGTTTCAGTTCTTCTTCAATAAAAGTAAAGAAATTATGTGCTCCTCCTGTTTTAGGCCACGGTTTACCGTCTGGTTTTAAAGGGGCATCTTTTGAAATTACGCTAGGCGTAAAATCATAGCACCTTTCTTCCCCTGAAAATGCACCTTCAATTGGATAACCCACTCCTACTATAATAGCTGGTGAAACACCGGTTTTTTCCGCTCTTACTGATTGTATTTTAACTGCTTCATGAAATGTTTGAAAAAAGGCATTGCCATCTAATACGTAAATGACAGGATATCCTGAATCCGGTGCTGGTTGCTTCGGCTTTGAAATATGAATTTGATATTCCTTACCTTCTAATTTTGAATACATTTTCCACTGCTCTGTATTAGATGTTATAATCTGCTGTTTTTCAACTGTAGTATTCACCCTATCCCTCCCTTTTTAACTTGTTACATATATTTCGATTTTTTCTTCTTGAGATACAACGCTATCATAACCGAAACAAACAGGAGCCCCGTTATACGGATCAATCATGACACGCGCATCAATATGAAATACTTCTTTTAACACTTCATTTGTAATGATTTCTTCTGGGCTACCAGTTGTAACAATTTCGCCTTCCTTCATTGCAATAATTTCATCTGAAAACCTTGATGCATGGTTAATATCATGTAATACCATAACAACCGTACAATTATGTTCTTTATTTAACTTCTCCACAATTTGTAATACATCTAATTGATGAGACATATCAAGGTATGTAGTTGGCTCATCTAATAGCAACACTTCTGTCTCTTGTGCTAATGCCATCGCTAGCCATACCTTTTGTCTTTGACCACCTGATAAATTTGCAATTTGTCTCGTTCGAAATTCAGAAGTTTTCGTTATATCTAATGCCCAATCAATCATTTCTTTATCTTTTGTCGTTAACTTATTTACGTTATTTCGATGTGGATAGCGTCCATAAGAAATTAATTCTTCCACTTTAAGCTCACCTGGTGCAATTGGAGTTTGCGGGAGTAAAGCTAACTGCTTCGCAATTTCTTTCGTTGGAATTGTATGTAAATCCTGTCCTTGCAAATATACTTTACCGCTTTTTTGTTTTAAAATTCTTCCCATTGTTTTTAACAATGTCGATTTACCGCAACCGTTTGGACCTATAATTGTCGTTACTTTTCCTTCTTGTATTTCCACATTTAAATCGCGAAACACTGTAAGCTTTTCATAACTTGTTTCTAAATTTTTTGCACTTAAAATACTCACTTTTATTCCTCCTCTTACGCTTTCGCCTTATAAAGTAAATATAAGAAATACGGTACACCGACAATAGAAATAACGATTCCCACTGGTAGCTCTACAGGTGTAAAAACTGTTTTCGCAATAAAGTCTGAAGCAATTACAAGAAACATTCCGATTACGCCGCACGTAGGAATTATATACTTATGTTGAATACCGACAAGCCTTTTCGCTATATGCGGTGCCATTAAGCCAATAAAACCGATACTC
This DNA window, taken from Bacillus cereus ATCC 14579, encodes the following:
- a CDS encoding metal-sensing transcriptional repressor, translated to MDHKEHEAVTHRSEKEKEQIINRLKRIEGQVRGIQNMIENDRYCVDILVQISAINAAMKKVGMGVLKNHTSHCVSGAIKNGNGDEAIEELMTVFERFSKA
- a CDS encoding alpha/beta hydrolase; the protein is MNTTVEKQQIITSNTEQWKMYSKLEGKEYQIHISKPKQPAPDSGYPVIYVLDGNAFFQTFHEAVKIQSVRAEKTGVSPAIIVGVGYPIEGAFSGEERCYDFTPSVISKDAPLKPDGKPWPKTGGAHNFFTFIEEELKPQIEKNFEIDKGKQTLFGHSLGGLFALHILFTNLNAFQNYFISSPSIWWNNKSVLEKEENLIIELNNAKFETGVFLTVGSLEREHMVVGANELSERLLQVNHDKLKFKFYEAEGENHASVVPTSLSKGLRFISYV
- a CDS encoding ABC transporter ATP-binding protein — translated: MSILSAKNLETSYEKLTVFRDLNVEIQEGKVTTIIGPNGCGKSTLLKTMGRILKQKSGKVYLQGQDLHTIPTKEIAKQLALLPQTPIAPGELKVEELISYGRYPHRNNVNKLTTKDKEMIDWALDITKTSEFRTRQIANLSGGQRQKVWLAMALAQETEVLLLDEPTTYLDMSHQLDVLQIVEKLNKEHNCTVVMVLHDINHASRFSDEIIAMKEGEIVTTGSPEEIITNEVLKEVFHIDARVMIDPYNGAPVCFGYDSVVSQEEKIEIYVTS